In Paenibacillus protaetiae, the genomic stretch AGTTGATTCTATTCAAGACCCGATCCAGAAACCGCTGACGCTGACGATGGCGGCTTCGATGCTGACGGCGATGATTGGCAATGAGCAGGATGAACAGCATTCCGTTGATTATTTGCTGAAAAAAGGCTGGCTCAAGCAGGAGACTATCGACTCCATTACCGATCCGGCGCATCTGACAAACGGAGACGCTTATCAGATGCTGTACGATTTGTCGGTTTCGCTTATGAAGCTGGAATTTTAAGGCGCTCCTAAACCATGCACAAAAAGCTTCTAAATACCACTTGTGTGGCGTTTAGAAGCTTTTTTATTAGGACTGGACGAAAGCCCTTATACCTGCGCTCTCCCTTTATAAGCTACAGCTTAAACCGCTCGATATGTGACTGCAGCTGCTCTTGAAGCAAAATTTGTTTTTGTTTGGGGCCAATCAGATCAAAATGCGGATAAAGCTCTCTAACATGAATATATTTAGGGTTCAAGCCGTTTCGCCTGCACCAATCGGCCAGTTTTTCTATATTCGAACACCCTACCTTCGTTACCGTGCGAATGCCCGGAAACCGCGGGTCCAGCCAATAATGCGTCAAATAAGCAATTTCCCCGCTGGACGCTTTATTTTTCCAGTTCTGCAGCTCTTCGCGGGATATGCCAAATGCCATCGTTAGACACCACTTCCCTCTACGATACGCTTAACTCTTCCGACCTGGCCGTCGGACAGCCTGACTTTAATCCCATGCGGGTGGTTCGGCGAATTGGTAAGCAGCTGCGCCACAGTCCCTCTTGTCAGTTTTCCTGTCCGCTGGTCTTGTTTTAAAACAATATCAACCGTCATTCCGGGTTTAATCGCCGATCGTTGTGTGCCGTCCATGCTGATTTCATCCTTTTCCGCCTAAGTTTTTGTTTAAATAGCATATCACAGCCGCCTTCAGGATGCACTTCCGTTACGCTAATGTTATACTAGTCGTTATACGATGAAACGAAATGAGGAAATCTAAATCATGTCTAGCGCATTTACAACGCTTGGAGTTCATACGGAACTGGCACAGTTCCTTCGAAATAACGGCATTACGGAGCCGACTCCCGTCCAAACCCAAACAATCCCCCTCCTTCTGCAAGGGCAAGACGTCATTGCCCAGGCACAAACCGGGACGGGTAAAACGGTTGCTTTTATCGTGCCGATCCTGCAGCAAATCAACACGCAAAAAGATCAGGTTCAAGCACTGATATTGACCCCGACGCGTGAACTTGCCATTCAAATTACCGGAGAGCTGAAAAAACTTGCTCCTGCTGTTGGCGCTTCCGTACTTGCCGCTTACGGCGGCCAGGATGTGGAGGCGCAAATTCGCAAGCTGAACAACGCCCCTCATATTATAGTAGCAACTCCAGGAAGACTGCTGGACCATATGCGCCGCGAAACGGTCAATTTGGGCAAGCTGAAAATGCTTGTTTTGGACGAAGCGGATCAAATGCTTCATATGGGATTTTTGCCCGAGGTTGAAACAATCGTGTCTCAGACGCCGAAAGCGCGTCAAACGATGCTGTTCTCTGCCACAATGCCGGATGCCATCAAACGTCTCGCCGGCGAATATATGAAATCGCCTGCCGATATTCGGATCAAAACCGCACATGTGACGCTGGACAATATAAAGCAGCTTGTTCTCGAAACAACAGACCGGGCCAAGCAAGGCGCTCTCATCCGGCTTATCGAGCAGCACCGGCCGTATTTGGCAGTCGTATTTTGCAGAACCAAAATCCGCGCCAAAAAGCTGAATGAAGCGCTGCAGGACTACGGCATCGCCTCGGACGAACTGCATGGCGACCTGACGCAAGCGAAACGCGAGCAAGTGATGAAACGGTTCCGCGATGCCAAACTTCAAGTGCTTATCGCGACTGACGTTGCAGCACGCGGACTTGACGTAGAAGGCGTTACGCATGTATTTAACTATGACGTCCCGCAAGACAGCGAAATCTATATTCACCGGATCGGCCGCACCGGCCGCGCCGGGCAATCCGGGACAGCGATTACACTGGCAACGCCTCGCGATCGCGGCACTGTGCAATTGATCGAGCGGAACATTAACGCGAGCCTGGAACGCCGCCGGCTGGAAGCGGACGGCGCCATCGTGCGTGTAGACCGCGCGCAAGAAACAGCTGGCGGCCGTTCGCAGCGCGGCAGCAGCGGACGCGGGAACACTTCGCGCGCTGGCGGACGCGGCAAGCAGCGCGGCAACGCCCGCGGATTCGGCGACGCGGCGGGTTCTTCACGCGCTGGCGGCGACAGCCGCGGCAAACAGCGCGGCAACGCCCGCGGATTCGGCGACGCGGCGGGTTCTTCGCGCGCTGACGGCGACAGCCGCGGCAAACAGCGCGGCAACGCCCGCGGATTCGGCGACACGGCGGGTTCTTCGCGCGCTGGCGGCGACAGCCGCGGCAAGCAGCGCGGCAACGCCCGCGGATTCGGCGATGCGGCGGGTTCTTCGCGCGCTGGCGGCGACAGCCGCGGCAAGCAGTACGGCAACGCCCGCGGATTCGGCGACGCGGCGGGTTCTTCGCGCGCTGGCGGCGACAGCCGCGGCAAGCAGCGCGGCAACGCCCGCGGATTCGGCGATGCGGCGGGTTCTTCGCGCGCTGGCGGCGACAGCCGCGGCAAACGCGGGGCAAATTCGTCAGCGCCAAGCGGACCGCGCAGCTGGGCGACCGGACAGCAGCCGGCAGGCGCAGCCCAAAGCAGCGGCCGGAAACCGGCGGCCGGCGGCCGAAACGGCGGACGTTCCGGCGGCAGCGGGCGCGGAGCCGCTGGGAGACCAGGCGGCCGGCGCGGCAAATAAAATACGATGGCACCTGCCTATGCTGCAGGTGCCATTTTTGTATAAAAACAGTGCGTACAAACGCCTAAATTACTTCGCTTACGGATAAATGTCCATACCTATATCTCCGCTAATCATACAATACAGTATACCGGACGGCGGGATTCGCTCTGAAATGCCTGCCTCGGAAAAAAGATTTTAAAGGAGGAACAAAGATGTCTGGTTACGGCGGTTATGGCACTGGTTCGTTTGGTTTTATTCTGGTTCTGTTCATCCTTTTGGTTATTATTATTTCAGTAGGGGTATGGCACTAATTACAGCACAGCCCCGGCCATTATGAACGCATCTTGTATAACCAAAGAAGACATCAGCCTTAGAGGCTGATGTCTTCTTTGGTTATACGGTATATATGCAGCAATACCGCGCAGTTCCCCATTATGCAAACTTGCGCAGCGCGTAAGCAACGCCTTCTTCTTCGTTGGACAACACCACATCGTCGGCTGCTTCCTTCACCCGGTCGGGCGAATTCGCCATGGCAAGGCCAAGTCCGGCAAATTCCAGCATGGCAATGTCATTATAGTAATTGCCGATCGCAAGCACCCGCTCAGGGGGGATTCCGCGGGATTCCGCCAGCTGCTGAAGCGCCGCCCCTTTATTGGCATCCGGGTGCTGGACGTCGATAAAGAAATCTCCGCTCCGGATCAATTGCAGCTGCGGCGGCCATTCGCTCCAATCCGCTTCCACGCGGTCCATCTCTTCCTTGGAGCCAAAAACGGTAAATTTCAGCAGGCGGTCCGGCAGCTGATCATCCGGACCAACCAGCATCGGCTGCGCGTAAAACCGGCTGTACATTTCCTCGGCTTCCGGCGTCATGCCCTCCACGAACATATCAAAAGCAGTATTATAATCAAAATGGATGCCATGGCTGCGGCTGTATTCCAGGTACGGCTGCAGCAGCCGGTGTTCAATCGCATAATCATGCAGCACTTCCCGGTTGTCCGATAAAATGGTTGCCGCTCCGTTATGGGTAATGACTGTACCGCTCAGCCCAAGCTGCTCCAATACAGGCAATGCGCCGGACGGTCCGCGGCCGGTGCAAAGCACAATTTCAGCACCTCCTGCCGCAGCCTCCCGAACCGCCTCTCTCGTTTGCTCCGTCAGCTCATGATGGTCGGTAAGCAAAGTGCCGTCTACATCCAATGCAATCAGATCAAATTTTCTCTCCACTATGTTTCGCCCTTCCTCTCTCTTTTTGGTTATGAAACAAAAAAAAGCTTGCCCGCTACGCCTTCAAGACGCCGGCGCTGCGATGGGCGCGGAGCCGTTCCACTTCCTCTTCGGTCAGCTCCCGGTAAGTCCCTTCCTCGAGATCGTCATCCAGCGTCAGCGGTCCCATCGCCACCCGCTTCAAATAAACCACTTTTTTACCGACCGCTTCGAACATTCGCTTCACCTGATGAAACTTTCCTTCTTTAATCGTCAGCGAGATGGTTGACATCACTTGCCCATCTTCCGCTGTCTTTTGCTTCAGCACATGCAGGCTGGCCGGCATTGTCTTGTAGCCGTCATCCAGCACGACGCCTTCTGTAAAAGCAGCTTTGTCCCCTTCGCCAACATCCCCTTCGACAACCGCCTCATACGTTTTGTCGACATGCTTGCGGGGAGAAAGCAGATCGTGGGCGAGCTGCCCGTCATTCGTGAGCAGCAGCAGCCCTACCGTATCCTTGTCCAGCCGGCCTACAGGAAACGGCGACAGCAGCCGGTCCTCATCCTCCAGCAGATCAATAACCGTCCGTTCGCGGCCGTCTTCCGTTGCGGATATGACTCCCGGAGGCTTATTCATCATAAGATAAACGGTATCCCTGTATACAACAGGTTCTCCATGAAACGTCACCTGCTGCGTATCAGGGTCCACAATCAATCCGCTGTCCTTGGCGGTTTTGCCGTCAACGGCAACCGCTCCTTGCTTGACCGCTTTTTTGATTTCGCTGCGCGAGCCCAGTCCCATATTGGAAAGAAGCTTGTCGAGACGCAACTTTTTTGCCACTTACATCCTCCTCCATCCTGCAGGCAGCTTGTTTTTGACCATGCCGGCCGCATAAACGCCCCAGCCAAGCGGATAACCGTCCGCACAAATAAGCACATAACCCTTGAACTTATCCTTCTGTACGGAAGAATCCGCAGTAATCAGCTCATCCGGCTCCACAAACAACGTTTCCCCGCGCAAATAGCGAAAAACTTGCGGATCTTCAGCCGGCCAATTTAATGACACAGATGCTTCCCGCTGCGTTAAACCCATCGCCAGCGCTTGGGATGGCGTAAATTTGCCGTTATCTACGCCGCCGATCAGCCACCCTGACCGAACGACTTTAAGCCCGTCGAGGGATGGCATGCCAAGCGGCTGCAAATATACAAGCGATCCAAATAAGTAAATCTGCATCTCCTGCTGCCGCTGAAACAACAGCTGCTCCGATGCAAACCGCTCCCACAGCTGCTCAGGCGCAGCACCTTCTTCTTTCGTGGAAAGCCGTTTGAAAGCGCCTTTTCCTTTTGCCCCGCCGCGCGGAACGGACGCATTCAGGCGTCCGCCGCGGTCATCACGGCGTTTCTTGCCGCCCCGTTGATCCGGTGCAGGTTCGAATCGAGCGTCCCGATGATCAGGGTTCTCCGTTATGATATGGCCCCGGATGTCCCATGCAGCCTGCGCCGTTTCTGCTACAGCATCCCTATTCTCCGGTGCGGCTTCGCCCGGTTTCTTGCGAAGCACAGCTGCATAATGGC encodes the following:
- a CDS encoding YjcZ family sporulation protein, whose protein sequence is MSGYGGYGTGSFGFILVLFILLVIIISVGVWH
- a CDS encoding DEAD/DEAH box helicase, which codes for MSSAFTTLGVHTELAQFLRNNGITEPTPVQTQTIPLLLQGQDVIAQAQTGTGKTVAFIVPILQQINTQKDQVQALILTPTRELAIQITGELKKLAPAVGASVLAAYGGQDVEAQIRKLNNAPHIIVATPGRLLDHMRRETVNLGKLKMLVLDEADQMLHMGFLPEVETIVSQTPKARQTMLFSATMPDAIKRLAGEYMKSPADIRIKTAHVTLDNIKQLVLETTDRAKQGALIRLIEQHRPYLAVVFCRTKIRAKKLNEALQDYGIASDELHGDLTQAKREQVMKRFRDAKLQVLIATDVAARGLDVEGVTHVFNYDVPQDSEIYIHRIGRTGRAGQSGTAITLATPRDRGTVQLIERNINASLERRRLEADGAIVRVDRAQETAGGRSQRGSSGRGNTSRAGGRGKQRGNARGFGDAAGSSRAGGDSRGKQRGNARGFGDAAGSSRADGDSRGKQRGNARGFGDTAGSSRAGGDSRGKQRGNARGFGDAAGSSRAGGDSRGKQYGNARGFGDAAGSSRAGGDSRGKQRGNARGFGDAAGSSRAGGDSRGKRGANSSAPSGPRSWATGQQPAGAAQSSGRKPAAGGRNGGRSGGSGRGAAGRPGGRRGK
- a CDS encoding pseudouridine synthase translates to MAKKLRLDKLLSNMGLGSRSEIKKAVKQGAVAVDGKTAKDSGLIVDPDTQQVTFHGEPVVYRDTVYLMMNKPPGVISATEDGRERTVIDLLEDEDRLLSPFPVGRLDKDTVGLLLLTNDGQLAHDLLSPRKHVDKTYEAVVEGDVGEGDKAAFTEGVVLDDGYKTMPASLHVLKQKTAEDGQVMSTISLTIKEGKFHQVKRMFEAVGKKVVYLKRVAMGPLTLDDDLEEGTYRELTEEEVERLRAHRSAGVLKA
- a CDS encoding YwbE family protein; translation: MDGTQRSAIKPGMTVDIVLKQDQRTGKLTRGTVAQLLTNSPNHPHGIKVRLSDGQVGRVKRIVEGSGV
- a CDS encoding Cof-type HAD-IIB family hydrolase; this encodes MERKFDLIALDVDGTLLTDHHELTEQTREAVREAAAGGAEIVLCTGRGPSGALPVLEQLGLSGTVITHNGAATILSDNREVLHDYAIEHRLLQPYLEYSRSHGIHFDYNTAFDMFVEGMTPEAEEMYSRFYAQPMLVGPDDQLPDRLLKFTVFGSKEEMDRVEADWSEWPPQLQLIRSGDFFIDVQHPDANKGAALQQLAESRGIPPERVLAIGNYYNDIAMLEFAGLGLAMANSPDRVKEAADDVVLSNEEEGVAYALRKFA